Proteins encoded within one genomic window of Streptomyces rubradiris:
- a CDS encoding DsbA family protein: protein MSDSSPARTEALVLDVWCELQCPDCRTALDDVRALRARYGDRLELRLRHFPLEKHKHSFAAAQAAEEALEQGKGWPYAEAVLERVAELDRQGEPFLVEVARELGLDAEEFDTALIDGRHILAVDADHAEGKAIGVTGTPTYVIGGERLDGGKSQAGLRERIEQIADRLLAGRSPEQG, encoded by the coding sequence ATGAGCGACTCCTCCCCCGCCCGCACCGAAGCCCTCGTCCTCGACGTCTGGTGCGAGCTGCAGTGCCCCGACTGCCGTACGGCCCTGGACGACGTACGCGCCCTGCGTGCCCGCTACGGCGACCGGCTGGAGCTGCGGCTGCGGCACTTCCCGCTGGAGAAGCACAAGCACTCCTTCGCCGCCGCGCAGGCCGCCGAGGAGGCGCTGGAGCAGGGCAAGGGCTGGCCGTACGCGGAGGCCGTGCTGGAGCGGGTGGCGGAGCTGGACCGTCAGGGGGAACCCTTCCTGGTCGAGGTGGCGCGGGAACTCGGGCTGGACGCGGAGGAATTCGACACCGCGCTGATCGACGGCCGGCACATCCTGGCCGTGGACGCCGACCACGCCGAGGGCAAGGCCATCGGCGTGACCGGCACGCCGACGTACGTCATCGGGGGCGAGCGGCTCGACGGCGGCAAGAGCCAGGCGGGCCTGCGCGAACGCATCGAGCAGATCGCGGACCGGCTGCTGGCCGGCCGCAGCCCGGAACAGGGCTGA
- a CDS encoding aminoglycoside phosphotransferase family protein: MTADTATSTDTPADPLISALTARARAAAHGTPAPCPCATAALAVRPDATVVRHAGAVAKAHAPDSDPAALTLRVATATRLPDVLLPPLTPAPAALRDPHGRLVTLWPYGVPVDRDDPEAAPWEAVATLLARLHRTPVPAGLPPMRGPAKAARALGRLRAALRATPDGPARPAAGPVLAAGAALPAWARAEAPMPGPAALCHGDLHLGQLVRHPAPDGPWRLIDVDDLGPGVPAWDLARPAAWYACGLLPPGEWTRFLTAYRRAGGPAVPADGDPWPALDVPARALTVQTAALSIGKALAAGRPLDEVEQALADACARMPSAPAHPPGRTPGTPG, from the coding sequence GTGACCGCAGACACAGCCACCAGCACAGACACGCCCGCCGACCCCCTCATATCCGCCCTGACCGCCCGGGCCAGGGCGGCGGCCCACGGCACCCCGGCCCCCTGCCCGTGCGCCACCGCCGCCCTCGCCGTCCGCCCCGACGCCACCGTCGTCCGCCACGCCGGCGCCGTGGCCAAGGCCCACGCCCCGGACAGCGACCCCGCCGCCCTGACCCTCCGCGTCGCCACGGCCACCCGCCTCCCGGACGTGCTGCTGCCACCCCTCACCCCCGCCCCGGCCGCACTGCGCGACCCGCACGGCCGCCTGGTCACCCTCTGGCCGTACGGCGTCCCCGTGGACCGGGACGACCCCGAGGCGGCCCCCTGGGAAGCCGTGGCCACCCTCCTGGCCCGGCTGCACCGCACCCCCGTCCCCGCCGGCCTCCCCCCGATGCGCGGCCCCGCCAAGGCCGCCCGCGCCCTCGGCCGGCTCCGCGCGGCCCTGCGCGCCACGCCCGACGGCCCCGCCCGTCCCGCCGCCGGCCCGGTGCTGGCCGCCGGGGCCGCCCTGCCCGCCTGGGCCAGGGCCGAGGCCCCGATGCCCGGCCCGGCGGCCCTCTGCCACGGCGACCTGCATCTCGGCCAGCTCGTCCGGCACCCCGCGCCGGACGGCCCGTGGCGGCTCATAGACGTGGACGACCTCGGCCCGGGCGTCCCCGCCTGGGACCTGGCCCGCCCCGCCGCCTGGTACGCCTGCGGACTCCTCCCGCCCGGCGAGTGGACCCGCTTCCTGACCGCCTACCGGCGGGCCGGCGGCCCGGCGGTGCCCGCGGACGGAGACCCCTGGCCCGCCCTGGACGTCCCGGCCCGCGCGCTCACCGTGCAGACGGCCGCCCTGTCGATCGGCAAGGCGCTCGCCGCCGGCCGCCCGCTGGACGAGGTGGAGCAGGCCCTGGCCGACGCCTGCGCGCGCATGCCGTCCGCCCCCGCGCACCCTCCCGGTCGGACCCCCGGAACCCCGGGCTAG
- a CDS encoding TrmH family RNA methyltransferase: MADLITVEDPDDPRLADYTGLTDVELRRRREPAEGLFIAEGEKVIRRAKEAGYEMRSMLLSAKWIDVMRDVIDELPAPVYAVSPELAERVTGYHVHRGALASMQRKPLPTAGELLRTARRVVIMESVNDHTNIGAIFRSAAALGMDAVLLSPDCADPLYRRSVKVSMGAVFSVPYARLETWPKGLESVREAGFTLLALTPDEKARSLDEAAPHRMDRVALMLGAEGDGLSTQALVAADEWVRIPMSHGVDSLNVGAAAAVAFYAVATGRPQP; this comes from the coding sequence GTGGCCGATCTCATCACCGTCGAGGACCCCGACGACCCGCGCCTGGCCGACTACACGGGCCTGACCGACGTGGAGCTGCGCCGCCGGCGGGAGCCCGCGGAGGGCCTGTTCATCGCCGAGGGCGAGAAGGTCATCCGCAGGGCCAAGGAAGCGGGCTACGAGATGCGGTCCATGCTGCTCTCGGCGAAGTGGATCGACGTCATGCGCGACGTCATCGACGAGCTCCCGGCCCCGGTGTATGCCGTGAGCCCGGAACTCGCCGAACGGGTCACCGGCTACCACGTGCACCGCGGCGCCCTCGCGTCCATGCAGCGCAAGCCGTTGCCGACGGCCGGCGAACTGCTCCGCACCGCCCGCCGCGTGGTGATCATGGAGTCGGTGAACGACCACACCAACATCGGCGCGATCTTCCGCTCGGCGGCGGCCCTCGGCATGGACGCGGTGCTGCTGTCGCCCGACTGCGCCGACCCGCTGTACCGGCGGAGCGTCAAGGTCTCGATGGGCGCGGTGTTCTCCGTGCCGTACGCCCGCCTGGAGACCTGGCCGAAGGGGCTGGAGTCGGTCCGTGAGGCCGGTTTCACGCTGCTCGCGCTCACCCCGGACGAGAAGGCCCGCAGCCTGGACGAGGCCGCGCCGCACCGCATGGACCGGGTGGCGCTCATGCTCGGCGCGGAGGGCGACGGCCTGTCCACGCAGGCCCTGGTCGCCGCCGACGAATGGGTCCGCATCCCGATGTCCCACGGCGTCGACTCCCTCAACGTGGGCGCGGCGGCAGCGGTGGCGTTCTACGCGGTGGCGACGGGCCGGCCACAGCCCTGA
- a CDS encoding GNAT family N-acetyltransferase, with amino-acid sequence MTTTLRPAEPLRQNPDGTRSRRYAVCVNSRPVGEIHLGTSPSLGGSVARVIDLRIAEPDRRRGRGTVAALAAEEVARGWGCAQLEAAVPVAADAALGLFRTLGYTVRNRRMDKRLDGTPPALPAGSRARPMTGEEFDDWLEAERERFARTWAERGIPETAARAKSRDDHARLLPHGLATDGMLFSVLEHEGSPVGTLWVALQEGKAYVFDVRTYPAHRGRGHGRTLMLLAEHQATGSGRPVLGLNVFAGNTPAEALYTSLGYETVTYFLSKPLL; translated from the coding sequence ATGACGACGACCCTGCGGCCGGCCGAGCCGCTCCGGCAGAACCCCGACGGGACCCGCTCACGGCGCTACGCGGTGTGCGTGAACAGCCGACCCGTCGGCGAGATCCACCTAGGCACCTCGCCGTCCCTCGGCGGCTCCGTGGCCCGCGTCATCGATCTGCGGATCGCCGAGCCCGACCGGCGGCGCGGGCGGGGCACGGTGGCGGCGCTGGCCGCGGAGGAGGTGGCCCGCGGCTGGGGCTGCGCGCAGTTGGAGGCCGCGGTGCCCGTCGCGGCGGACGCCGCCCTCGGCCTGTTCCGCACCCTCGGTTACACGGTGCGCAACCGCCGCATGGACAAACGCCTGGACGGCACCCCGCCCGCCCTGCCCGCGGGCAGCCGGGCGCGACCCATGACGGGCGAGGAGTTCGACGACTGGCTGGAGGCGGAGCGCGAGCGGTTCGCGCGTACATGGGCCGAGCGCGGCATCCCGGAGACCGCCGCCCGCGCCAAGTCCCGGGACGACCACGCACGGCTGCTGCCGCACGGCCTGGCGACCGACGGCATGCTCTTCAGCGTGCTGGAGCACGAGGGCAGCCCGGTGGGCACCCTGTGGGTGGCACTCCAGGAGGGCAAGGCGTACGTGTTCGACGTGCGGACGTATCCGGCCCACCGGGGCCGGGGACACGGCCGTACGCTCATGCTCCTGGCGGAACACCAGGCGACCGGCTCCGGCCGCCCGGTCCTGGGCCTCAACGTCTTCGCGGGCAACACTCCGGCCGAGGCCCTGTACACGTCACTCGGCTACGAAACGGTGACGTACTTCTTGAGCAAGCCCCTGTTGTAG
- a CDS encoding CGNR zinc finger domain-containing protein, with translation MLITHDTRCALDTVVDLVNSAPEDDAAADGLPDVQALTDFVRSHKISDIGVLSELDLSAVRRLRGRFAAIFAAPDARSAALMINELVAAAGTTPRLTDHDGYDWHMHYFAPGASVADHLAADCGMALAFFVVAGEQERLRRCEAPDCRRAFVDLSRNRSRRYCDSRTCGNRLHVAAYRARRKEAAG, from the coding sequence GTGCTGATCACCCACGACACCCGGTGCGCCCTCGACACCGTGGTGGATCTGGTGAACTCCGCGCCCGAGGACGATGCGGCGGCGGACGGTCTGCCCGACGTCCAGGCACTCACGGATTTCGTACGAAGCCACAAAATCAGCGACATCGGCGTGCTGTCGGAGCTGGATCTCTCCGCGGTGCGCAGGCTCCGGGGGCGCTTCGCGGCGATCTTCGCGGCCCCGGACGCCCGGTCGGCGGCCTTGATGATCAACGAGCTGGTCGCCGCCGCCGGCACCACTCCCCGGCTGACCGACCACGACGGTTACGACTGGCACATGCACTACTTCGCGCCGGGCGCCTCCGTGGCCGATCATCTCGCCGCCGACTGCGGGATGGCGCTGGCCTTCTTCGTGGTGGCCGGCGAACAGGAGCGGCTGCGGCGCTGCGAGGCACCGGACTGCCGGCGCGCCTTCGTGGACCTCTCCCGCAACCGCTCGCGCCGCTACTGCGACAGCCGTACCTGTGGGAACCGGCTGCATGTCGCCGCCTACCGGGCCCGGCGCAAGGAGGCGGCGGGCTGA
- a CDS encoding chorismate-binding protein encodes MLHDPCGLPPLARFGDRVATGLLDVTSDPAALDSTGFWAVCADYEGRLTCARFADVREEPVPAPRPGRWRGPEPGQWTSSLDRAAYTAAVHRIREHIAAGEVYQANLCRVLSAPVAPGADVDALTAVLARGNPAPYAGTIRLPEHGVEIATASPELFLRRDGRTVESGPIKGTGRTEADLLEKDYAENVMIVDLVRNDIGRVCETGSVTVPDLCAVEKHPGLVHLVSTVRGELRPDAGWPELLAAAFPPGSVTGAPKPSALRIIEALETAPRGPYCGGIGWVDADRGTAELAVGIRTFWIDRCDGTLRFGAGAGITWGSDPEGEWRETELKAARLLAVASGAYEETEEALG; translated from the coding sequence GTGCTCCACGACCCCTGCGGACTCCCTCCGCTGGCCCGTTTCGGCGACCGTGTCGCCACGGGTCTGCTCGACGTCACCAGCGACCCGGCCGCCCTGGACTCCACCGGCTTCTGGGCCGTCTGCGCGGACTACGAAGGCCGGCTGACCTGCGCCCGCTTCGCGGACGTACGCGAGGAGCCGGTGCCCGCGCCGCGCCCCGGCCGGTGGCGGGGCCCGGAGCCGGGGCAGTGGACGTCCTCCCTGGACCGCGCCGCGTACACGGCGGCCGTCCACCGCATCCGCGAGCACATCGCGGCCGGCGAGGTCTACCAGGCCAACCTCTGCCGCGTGCTCAGCGCGCCCGTCGCCCCCGGCGCCGACGTGGACGCCCTGACCGCCGTACTGGCCCGCGGCAACCCGGCGCCGTACGCCGGAACGATCCGCCTGCCGGAGCACGGCGTGGAGATCGCCACCGCCTCTCCCGAGCTGTTCCTGCGCCGGGACGGCCGGACCGTCGAGTCGGGCCCGATCAAGGGCACCGGACGGACCGAGGCGGACCTCCTGGAGAAGGACTACGCCGAGAACGTGATGATCGTGGACCTGGTCCGCAACGACATCGGGCGGGTCTGCGAGACCGGCAGCGTGACCGTCCCCGACCTGTGCGCGGTCGAGAAGCACCCCGGGCTCGTCCACCTCGTCTCCACCGTGCGCGGCGAGCTGCGCCCGGACGCCGGCTGGCCCGAGCTGCTGGCAGCGGCCTTCCCGCCCGGCTCGGTCACCGGCGCCCCCAAGCCGAGCGCCCTGCGGATCATCGAGGCGCTGGAGACGGCACCGCGCGGCCCCTACTGCGGCGGCATCGGCTGGGTGGACGCCGACCGGGGCACCGCCGAGCTGGCCGTGGGCATACGCACCTTCTGGATCGACCGCTGCGACGGCACCCTGCGCTTCGGCGCGGGCGCCGGCATCACCTGGGGGTCCGACCCGGAAGGGGAGTGGCGGGAGACCGAGCTGAAGGCGGCCCGGCTGCTCGCGGTGGCGTCGGGCGCGTACGAGGAGACCGAGGAGGCCCTCGGATGA
- the cobA gene encoding uroporphyrinogen-III C-methyltransferase has product MAEHPAYPVGLRLSGRRVVVLGGGTVAQRRLPALIAAGADITVVSPQATPSVEAMAEAGEITWERRAYAEGDLAEAWYALIATSDPDANTRASAEAERHRVWCVRSDDADQATAWTPATGHSEGVTVAVLTTHARGRDPRHTAAIRDAVVAGLRDGTLVAPHHRTRTAGVALVGGGPGDPDLITVRGRRLLAEADVVIADRLGPRDLLAELPPHVEVIDAAKIPYGRYMAQEAINNALIEHAKQGKAVVRLKGGDPFVFGRGMEEVQALAEAGIPCTVVPGISSSISVPGAAGIPVTHRGVAHEFTVVSGHVAPDDERSLVDWPSLAKLTGTLVILMGVDKIGKIAETLVAHGKPPTTPVALVQEGTTAAQRRVDATLATVAETVRSQEVKPPAVIVVGEVVRVGPEPAA; this is encoded by the coding sequence ATGGCCGAACATCCCGCCTACCCCGTAGGCCTCCGCCTCTCCGGCCGCCGCGTGGTCGTCCTGGGCGGCGGCACTGTGGCCCAGCGCCGCCTCCCCGCCCTGATCGCGGCTGGCGCGGACATCACCGTCGTATCCCCGCAGGCCACCCCCTCGGTCGAGGCCATGGCCGAGGCGGGGGAGATCACCTGGGAGCGGCGGGCCTATGCCGAAGGCGACCTCGCCGAGGCCTGGTACGCCCTCATCGCCACCAGCGACCCCGACGCCAACACCCGTGCCTCCGCCGAGGCGGAGCGGCACCGCGTCTGGTGCGTCCGCTCCGACGACGCCGACCAGGCCACGGCCTGGACCCCGGCGACCGGCCACAGCGAGGGCGTCACCGTCGCCGTACTGACCACGCACGCGCGGGGCCGCGACCCCCGCCACACCGCCGCCATCCGGGACGCGGTCGTGGCGGGCCTGCGCGATGGCACCCTCGTCGCCCCGCACCACCGCACCCGCACCGCCGGCGTGGCCCTGGTCGGCGGCGGCCCCGGCGACCCCGACCTGATCACCGTCCGCGGCCGGCGCCTGCTCGCCGAGGCGGACGTCGTGATCGCCGACCGGCTGGGCCCGCGCGATCTGCTCGCCGAGCTGCCGCCGCACGTCGAGGTGATCGACGCGGCCAAGATCCCCTACGGCCGTTACATGGCCCAGGAGGCCATCAACAACGCGCTGATCGAGCACGCCAAGCAGGGCAAGGCGGTGGTCCGGCTCAAGGGCGGCGACCCGTTCGTCTTCGGCCGGGGCATGGAGGAGGTCCAGGCGCTCGCCGAGGCCGGCATCCCGTGCACGGTGGTTCCCGGCATCTCCAGCTCCATCTCGGTCCCGGGCGCGGCCGGCATCCCGGTCACGCACCGAGGGGTCGCCCATGAGTTCACCGTGGTCAGCGGCCATGTGGCGCCCGACGACGAGCGGTCCCTGGTCGACTGGCCCTCGCTCGCCAAGCTCACCGGCACCCTGGTGATCCTGATGGGCGTCGACAAGATCGGGAAGATCGCCGAGACGCTCGTCGCCCACGGCAAGCCGCCGACGACGCCGGTGGCCCTGGTCCAGGAGGGCACGACGGCCGCCCAGCGCCGGGTGGACGCCACCCTGGCCACGGTCGCGGAGACGGTACGGTCTCAGGAGGTGAAGCCCCCGGCGGTCATCGTCGTGGGCGAGGTCGTACGGGTCGGCCCCGAGCCCGCCGCCTGA
- a CDS encoding SsgA family sporulation/cell division regulator: MNTTVSCELHLRLVVSSESSLPVPAGLRYDTADPYAVHATFHTGAEETVEWVFARDLLAEGLHRPTGTGDVRVWPSRSHGQGVVCIALSSPEGEALLEAPARALESFLKRTDAAVPPGTEHRHFDLDQELSHILAES; encoded by the coding sequence ATGAACACCACGGTCAGCTGCGAGCTGCACCTGCGCCTCGTTGTGTCGAGCGAGTCCTCCCTGCCTGTCCCCGCAGGCCTGCGGTACGACACGGCCGACCCCTACGCCGTGCACGCCACCTTCCACACCGGAGCCGAGGAGACCGTCGAGTGGGTGTTCGCCCGCGACCTCCTCGCCGAGGGCCTGCACCGGCCCACCGGCACCGGCGACGTCCGCGTCTGGCCATCCCGCAGCCATGGTCAGGGCGTCGTGTGCATCGCCCTCAGCTCCCCGGAGGGAGAGGCGCTGCTGGAGGCCCCCGCGCGGGCCCTGGAGTCCTTCCTGAAGCGAACCGACGCCGCCGTGCCGCCCGGCACGGAGCACCGGCACTTCGACCTGGATCAGGAGCTCTCGCACATCCTGGCGGAGAGCTAG
- a CDS encoding aminotransferase class IV: MRIWLDGGLREAETARVSVLDRGLTVGDGVFETVKTVHGRPFALTRHLDRLTRSARVLGLPDPDHDEIRRACTAVLEANPVPLGRLRITCTGGHGPLGPGRGEHGPTLVVAVAATTRRPDSTAAVTVPWTRNERGALAGVKSTSYAENLVALDRARQLGASEALFGNTAGLLCEGTATNVFVVLDGEIHTPPVASGCLPGITRALVIEWTGARETDLPLDVLERADEVFLTSSLRDVQALHRVDGRELPGARGPVTAEAMRVFDERSGRDLDP, translated from the coding sequence ATGAGGATCTGGCTGGACGGCGGCCTGCGCGAGGCGGAAACCGCCCGAGTCTCCGTCCTCGACCGCGGCCTGACCGTCGGCGACGGCGTCTTCGAGACCGTGAAGACGGTCCACGGCCGGCCCTTCGCGCTCACCCGGCACCTCGACCGGCTGACCCGCTCGGCCCGCGTCCTCGGCCTGCCCGACCCCGACCACGACGAGATCCGCCGCGCCTGCACGGCCGTACTGGAGGCCAACCCGGTGCCGCTGGGCCGGCTGCGGATCACCTGCACCGGCGGTCACGGCCCGCTCGGCCCCGGCCGCGGCGAGCACGGCCCGACCCTGGTGGTCGCCGTCGCCGCGACCACCCGCCGCCCCGACTCCACCGCGGCGGTCACCGTCCCGTGGACCCGCAACGAGCGCGGCGCCCTCGCCGGCGTGAAGAGCACGTCGTACGCCGAGAACCTCGTCGCCCTCGACCGGGCCCGCCAACTCGGCGCCTCCGAGGCGCTGTTCGGCAACACGGCCGGACTGCTCTGCGAGGGCACCGCGACGAACGTCTTCGTCGTCCTGGACGGCGAGATCCACACCCCGCCGGTCGCCTCCGGCTGTCTGCCCGGCATCACCCGCGCCCTGGTCATCGAGTGGACGGGCGCCCGGGAGACCGACCTGCCGCTGGACGTCCTCGAACGCGCCGACGAGGTCTTCCTCACCTCGTCCCTGCGGGACGTACAGGCACTGCACCGCGTCGACGGCCGTGAACTGCCCGGCGCCCGGGGCCCGGTGACCGCCGAGGCGATGCGCGTCTTCGACGAGCGGTCCGGGAGGGACCTGGACCCCTGA
- a CDS encoding serine/threonine-protein kinase, which yields MNMAMMRLRREDPRVVGSFRLHRRLGAGGMGVVYLGSDKKGQRVALKVIRPDLAEDQEFRSRFAREVSAARRIRGGCTARLVAADLEAERPWFATQYVPGPSLHDKVAEEGALGAADTAAIGAALSEGLVAVHEAGVVHRDLKPSNILLSPKGPRIIDFGIAWATGASTLTHVGTAVGSPGFLAPEQVRGAAVTPATDVFSLGATLAYASTGDSPFGHGSSEVMLYRVVHEEPQLAGVPDALAPLIRACLAKDPEERPSTLQLSLRLKEIAAREAQGLNDVRPPHPRAAEADRPTGRLADTYPEPQRAQRRGSSGTPPRPGVPARGGMPSRGGVSARGDVPSREGVPSRGAGGGRGGAASVRPGAVRPTPAPRGGGPRSGGGRPGPRGGSGRRPTGTGLRPANPRLLRQRLFVFVVVTLLVALGIAVAQGCQGPARGLGGDGGVQRERHAQPGAAAHQSVTGPSGDGGFTWERSA from the coding sequence ATGAACATGGCGATGATGCGCCTGAGGCGCGAGGACCCGCGCGTCGTCGGCTCGTTCAGGCTTCACCGACGGCTCGGCGCGGGCGGAATGGGCGTGGTGTATCTCGGCTCCGACAAGAAGGGGCAGCGGGTCGCGCTGAAGGTGATCCGGCCGGATCTGGCGGAGGACCAGGAGTTCCGGTCGCGGTTCGCGCGCGAGGTGTCCGCGGCCCGGCGGATCCGCGGCGGCTGCACGGCCCGGCTGGTCGCCGCCGATCTGGAGGCCGAGCGGCCCTGGTTCGCCACCCAGTACGTGCCCGGCCCCTCCCTGCACGACAAGGTCGCCGAGGAGGGGGCGCTCGGCGCGGCGGACACGGCGGCGATCGGCGCGGCCCTGTCCGAGGGGCTGGTCGCCGTGCACGAGGCCGGTGTCGTCCACCGGGACCTGAAGCCCTCCAACATCCTGTTGTCCCCCAAGGGGCCGCGGATCATCGACTTCGGCATCGCCTGGGCCACCGGCGCCTCCACGCTCACCCATGTGGGCACCGCGGTCGGCTCCCCCGGCTTCCTCGCCCCCGAGCAGGTGCGCGGCGCGGCCGTCACCCCGGCCACCGACGTCTTCTCGCTCGGCGCCACGCTGGCGTACGCCTCGACCGGTGACTCGCCCTTCGGGCACGGCAGTTCCGAGGTGATGCTGTACCGGGTGGTGCACGAGGAGCCGCAGCTGGCCGGCGTGCCGGACGCGCTGGCCCCGCTGATCCGGGCGTGTCTGGCGAAGGACCCCGAGGAGCGGCCCAGCACGCTCCAGCTGTCGCTGCGGCTGAAGGAGATCGCGGCCCGGGAGGCGCAGGGGCTGAACGACGTACGGCCGCCGCACCCGCGGGCCGCCGAGGCCGACCGGCCCACCGGGCGGCTCGCCGACACCTACCCCGAGCCGCAGCGCGCCCAGCGGCGGGGCTCCTCCGGCACGCCGCCGCGCCCGGGCGTCCCGGCCCGGGGCGGGATGCCGTCCCGGGGAGGCGTCTCCGCGCGCGGCGACGTGCCGTCCCGTGAGGGCGTGCCCTCGCGTGGTGCCGGCGGTGGGCGCGGCGGGGCCGCGTCCGTCCGGCCGGGTGCGGTACGGCCCACCCCGGCGCCGCGCGGCGGCGGTCCGCGCTCCGGCGGCGGACGTCCGGGTCCGCGCGGCGGCTCCGGGCGGCGCCCGACGGGGACCGGTCTGCGGCCCGCCAATCCGCGGCTGCTGCGGCAGCGGCTGTTCGTGTTCGTGGTGGTGACGCTGCTGGTGGCGCTCGGCATCGCGGTGGCCCAGGGCTGCCAGGGTCCGGCGCGCGGGCTGGGCGGCGACGGCGGGGTCCAGCGGGAGCGGCACGCCCAGCCGGGCGCCGCGGCACACCAGAGCGTTACGGGGCCGTCGGGTGACGGCGGGTTCACCTGGGAGCGGTCGGCGTAG
- a CDS encoding zf-TFIIB domain-containing protein, whose translation MQCPKCHAPMHTYNRNGVQIEQCSGCRGIFLDYGELEALTRLEAQWSQPAPPPPPAPQAYPPAAPPAPAWGAPHGGHHGDHGHYGHHRHKSFGHMLFSS comes from the coding sequence ATGCAGTGTCCGAAGTGCCATGCGCCGATGCACACCTACAACCGCAACGGCGTCCAGATCGAGCAGTGCAGCGGCTGCCGCGGCATCTTCCTCGACTACGGCGAGCTGGAGGCGCTGACCCGCCTGGAGGCCCAGTGGTCCCAGCCGGCCCCGCCCCCGCCGCCCGCCCCGCAGGCCTACCCCCCGGCGGCCCCGCCCGCGCCCGCCTGGGGCGCCCCGCACGGCGGCCACCACGGCGACCACGGTCACTACGGCCACCACCGCCACAAGAGCTTCGGCCACATGCTGTTCTCCAGCTGA